From Diceros bicornis minor isolate mBicDic1 chromosome 17, mDicBic1.mat.cur, whole genome shotgun sequence, the proteins below share one genomic window:
- the DDX47 gene encoding probable ATP-dependent RNA helicase DDX47 isoform X1, which yields MAASEEHDSPTEAPQPAVEEEETKTFKDLGVTDVLCEACDQLGWTKPTKIQIEAIPLALQGRDIIGLAETGSGKTGAFALPILNALLETPQRLFALVLTPTRELAFQISEQFEALGSSIGVQSAVIVGGIDSMSQSLALAKKPHIVIATPGRLIDHLENTKGFNLRALKYLVMDEADRILNMDFETEVDKILKVIPRDRKTFLFSATMTKKVQKLQRAALKNPVKCAVSSKYQTVEKLQQYYLFIPSKFKDTYLVYILNELAGNSFMIFCSTCNNTQRTALLLRNLGFTAIPLHGQMSQSKRLGSLNKFKAKARSILLATDVASRGLDIPHVDVVVNFDIPTHSKDYIHRVGRTARAGRSGKAITFVTQYDVELFQRIEHLIGKKLPVFPTQDDEVMMLTERVTEAQRFARMELREHGEKKKRTREDAGDNDDTEGAIGVRNKVAGGKMKKRKGR from the exons ATGGCGGCGTCCGAGGAACACGATTCCCCGACTGAAGCGCCTCAGCCggcggtggaggaggaggaaactaAAACATTTAAAGACTTG GGTGTGACAGATGTGTTGTGTGAAGCTTGTGACCAGTTGGGATGGACAAAGCCCACCAAGATCCAGATTGAGGCTATTCCTTTGGCCTTACAAG gtCGTGATATCATTGGGCTGGCAGAAACTGGCTCTGGAAAAACAGGGGCCTTCGCTTTGCCCATTCTGAATGCACTGCTGGAGACGCCCCAGCGATTGTTTGCCTTAGTTCTCACCCCGACTCGGGAGTTGGCCTTTCAGATCTCAGAGCAGTTTGAAGCCTTGGGGTCTTCTATTGGAGTTCAAAGTG ccGTGATTGTAGGTGGAATTGATTCAATGTCCCAGTCTCTGGCCCTTGCGAAAAAACCACATATAGTAATAG CAACTCCTGGTCGACTGATTGACCACTTGGAAAATACAAAAGGTTTCAACTTAAGAGCTCTCAAATACTTGGTCATGGATGAAGCAGATCGAATATTGAATATGGACTTTGAGACAGAG GTTGACAAGATCCTCAAAGTGATTCCCCGAGATCGGAAAACATTTCTCTTCTCTGCTACCATGACCAAGAAG GTGCAAAAACTTCAGCGAGCAGCACTGAAGAATCCTGTGAAATGTGCTGTTTCCTCTAAATACCAGACGGTTGAGAAATTACAGcaatattatctttttattcctTCTAAATTCAAG GATACCTACCTGGTTTATATTCTAAATGAATTGGCTGGAAACTCCTTTATGATATTCTGCAGCACCTGTAACAATACTCAGAGAACAGCTTTGCTGCTCCGAAATCTTGGATTCACTGCCATCCCCCTCCATGGACAGATGAGTCAG AGCAAGCGCCTAGGATCTCTTAATAAGTTTAAGGCAAAGGCTCGTTCCATTCTTCTAGCAACTGATGTTGCAAGCCGAGGTTTGGACATACCTCATGTGGATGTAGTTGTTAACTTTGACATTCCTACCCATTCCAAG GATTACATCCATCGAGTAGGTCGAACAGCTCGAGCTGGGCGCTCTGGAAAGGCTATTACCTTTGTCACACA ATATGACGTGGAACTCTTCCAGCGCATAGAACACTTAATTGGGAAGAAACTGCCTGTCTTTCCAACACAGGATGACGAGGTTATGATGCTGACAGAACGTGTGACTGAAGCCCAAAGATTTGCCCGGATG GAGTTAAGGGAGcatggagaaaagaagaaacgCACTCGGGAGGATGCTGGGGACAATGATGACACAGAGGGTGCTATTGGTGTCAGGAACAAGGTGGCTGGAGGAAAGATGAAGAAACGGAAAGGCCGTTAA
- the DDX47 gene encoding probable ATP-dependent RNA helicase DDX47 isoform X2, with protein sequence MAASEEHDSPTEAPQPAVEEEETKTFKDLGVTDVLCEACDQLGWTKPTKIQIEAIPLALQGRDIIGLAETGSGKTGAFALPILNALLETPQRLFALVLTPTRELAFQISEQFEALGSSIGVQSAVIVGGIDSMSQSLALAKKPHIVIATPGRLIDHLENTKGFNLRALKYLVMDEADRILNMDFETEVDKILKVIPRDRKTFLFSATMTKKVQKLQRAALKNPVKCAVSSKYQTVEKLQQYYLFIPSKFKSKRLGSLNKFKAKARSILLATDVASRGLDIPHVDVVVNFDIPTHSKDYIHRVGRTARAGRSGKAITFVTQYDVELFQRIEHLIGKKLPVFPTQDDEVMMLTERVTEAQRFARMELREHGEKKKRTREDAGDNDDTEGAIGVRNKVAGGKMKKRKGR encoded by the exons ATGGCGGCGTCCGAGGAACACGATTCCCCGACTGAAGCGCCTCAGCCggcggtggaggaggaggaaactaAAACATTTAAAGACTTG GGTGTGACAGATGTGTTGTGTGAAGCTTGTGACCAGTTGGGATGGACAAAGCCCACCAAGATCCAGATTGAGGCTATTCCTTTGGCCTTACAAG gtCGTGATATCATTGGGCTGGCAGAAACTGGCTCTGGAAAAACAGGGGCCTTCGCTTTGCCCATTCTGAATGCACTGCTGGAGACGCCCCAGCGATTGTTTGCCTTAGTTCTCACCCCGACTCGGGAGTTGGCCTTTCAGATCTCAGAGCAGTTTGAAGCCTTGGGGTCTTCTATTGGAGTTCAAAGTG ccGTGATTGTAGGTGGAATTGATTCAATGTCCCAGTCTCTGGCCCTTGCGAAAAAACCACATATAGTAATAG CAACTCCTGGTCGACTGATTGACCACTTGGAAAATACAAAAGGTTTCAACTTAAGAGCTCTCAAATACTTGGTCATGGATGAAGCAGATCGAATATTGAATATGGACTTTGAGACAGAG GTTGACAAGATCCTCAAAGTGATTCCCCGAGATCGGAAAACATTTCTCTTCTCTGCTACCATGACCAAGAAG GTGCAAAAACTTCAGCGAGCAGCACTGAAGAATCCTGTGAAATGTGCTGTTTCCTCTAAATACCAGACGGTTGAGAAATTACAGcaatattatctttttattcctTCTAAATTCAAG AGCAAGCGCCTAGGATCTCTTAATAAGTTTAAGGCAAAGGCTCGTTCCATTCTTCTAGCAACTGATGTTGCAAGCCGAGGTTTGGACATACCTCATGTGGATGTAGTTGTTAACTTTGACATTCCTACCCATTCCAAG GATTACATCCATCGAGTAGGTCGAACAGCTCGAGCTGGGCGCTCTGGAAAGGCTATTACCTTTGTCACACA ATATGACGTGGAACTCTTCCAGCGCATAGAACACTTAATTGGGAAGAAACTGCCTGTCTTTCCAACACAGGATGACGAGGTTATGATGCTGACAGAACGTGTGACTGAAGCCCAAAGATTTGCCCGGATG GAGTTAAGGGAGcatggagaaaagaagaaacgCACTCGGGAGGATGCTGGGGACAATGATGACACAGAGGGTGCTATTGGTGTCAGGAACAAGGTGGCTGGAGGAAAGATGAAGAAACGGAAAGGCCGTTAA
- the APOLD1 gene encoding apolipoprotein L domain-containing protein 1, producing MERPAAWEPQGADALRRFQGLLLDRRGRLHGQVLRLREVARRLERLRRRSLAANVAGSSLSAAGAVAAIVGLSLSPVTLGVSLLASAVGLGVATAGGAVTITSDLSLIFCNSRELRRVQEIAATCQDQMREMLSCLEFFCRWQGRGDRQLLQCGRNASIALYNSVYFIVFFGSRGFLIPRRAEGATKVSQAVLKAKIQKLAESLESCTGALDELSEQLESRVQLCAKSSRGHDLKISADQPSGLFF from the coding sequence ATGGAGAGGCCGGCGGCTTGGGAGCCGCAGGGCGCCGACGCGCTGCGCCGCTTCCAGGGGCTGCTGCTGGACCGCCGCGGCCGGCTGCACGGCCAGGTGCTGCGCCTGCGCGAGGTGGCCCGGCGCCTCGAGCGCCTCCGCCGGCGCTCTCTGGCGGCCAACGTGGCTGGCAGCTCGCTGAGCGCTGCAGGCGCCGTCGCCGCCATCGTGGGGCTCTCGCTCAGCCCCGTCACCCTGGGGGTCTCGCTTCTGGCTTCGGCCGTGGGACTGGGAGTGGCCACCGCCGGAGGGGCCGTCACTATCACGTCCGACCTCTCCCTGATCTTCTGCAACTCCCGGGAGCTGCGGAGGGTGCAGGAGATCGCGGCCACCTGCCAGGACCAGATGCGCGAGATGCTGAGCTGCCTCGAGTTTTTCTGCCGCTGGCAGGGCCGCGGGGACCGCCAGCTGCTGCAGTGCGGGAGGAACGCCTCCATCGCCCTGTACAACTCTGTCTACTTCATAGTCTTCTTCGGCTCACGTGGCTTCCTCATCCCCAGGCGGGCCGAGGGGGCCACCAAGGTTAGCCAGGCCGTGCTGAAGGCCAAGATTCAGAAACTGGCGGAGAGCCTGGAGTCCTGCACCGGGGCTCTGGACGAACTCAGTGAGCAGCTGGAATCCAGAGTCCAGCTCTGCGCGAAGAGCAGCCGTGGCCACGACCTCAAGATCTCTGCCGACCAGCCCTCAGGGTTGTTTTTCTGA